Proteins found in one Subtercola endophyticus genomic segment:
- a CDS encoding SufE family protein, which translates to MADTELQPALAEIRDDFLELSLKDRLQLLLEFSNELPELPERYRDHPDLFERVVECQSPVFIFVEVDENRIVHLFATAPKESPTTRGFASILAQGLAGLTADEVLAVPDDYPSMIGLTQAVSPLRIRGMTALLARTKRQIRDKIVTG; encoded by the coding sequence ATGGCTGACACCGAACTCCAACCCGCCCTGGCCGAGATTCGCGACGACTTTCTCGAGTTGTCGCTCAAAGACCGGCTGCAGTTGCTGCTCGAGTTCTCGAACGAGCTGCCCGAGCTGCCCGAGCGGTACCGCGATCATCCGGATCTCTTCGAGCGTGTCGTCGAGTGCCAGTCGCCCGTGTTCATCTTCGTCGAAGTCGACGAGAACCGCATCGTGCACCTGTTCGCGACCGCCCCGAAGGAGTCGCCCACCACCCGCGGCTTCGCCTCGATTCTGGCGCAGGGCCTCGCCGGCCTCACGGCCGACGAAGTGCTCGCCGTTCCCGACGACTATCCCTCGATGATCGGCCTCACCCAGGCGGTCTCTCCCCTGCGCATCCGCGGAATGACGGCCCTGCTCGCCCGCACCAAGCGCCAGATCCGCGACAAGATCGTCACGGGTTGA
- a CDS encoding sulfurtransferase, producing the protein MAVEADTTPKFAEYAHPNRLVSTEWLAEHLGDTDLVVVESDEDVLLYETGHIPGAVKIDWHTDLNDPVTRDYIFGEEFAVLAGSRGIDRNSTVVIYGDKSNWWAAYTLWVFSLFGHEDVRLLDGGRDKWISEGRAVTTDEPDITPREYPIAERSDVEIRAFKDDVLDHLEAGGKLIDVRSPEEYSGERTTAPAYPEEGALRAGHIPSAHNVPWAKAAAEDGTFKPLADLNSIYREGLGLDDSDDVIAYCRIGERSSHTWFVLTHLLGFEGVRNYDGSWTEWGSAVRVPIVQGEGRGEHVSKK; encoded by the coding sequence ATGGCTGTCGAAGCCGACACCACGCCCAAATTCGCCGAGTACGCTCACCCGAACCGCTTGGTGAGCACCGAATGGCTCGCCGAACACCTCGGCGACACCGATCTGGTTGTCGTCGAATCCGACGAAGACGTGCTGCTCTACGAGACCGGCCACATTCCGGGCGCGGTCAAGATCGACTGGCACACCGACCTCAACGACCCGGTGACGCGCGACTACATCTTCGGCGAAGAGTTCGCCGTACTGGCCGGCAGCCGCGGCATCGACCGCAACTCCACCGTGGTCATCTATGGCGACAAGAGCAACTGGTGGGCCGCGTACACACTCTGGGTGTTCAGCCTGTTCGGGCACGAGGATGTTCGGCTGCTCGACGGCGGACGTGACAAGTGGATCTCCGAAGGCCGCGCCGTCACCACCGACGAGCCCGACATCACCCCGCGCGAGTACCCGATCGCCGAACGTAGCGACGTCGAGATCCGCGCCTTCAAAGACGACGTGCTCGACCACCTCGAAGCCGGTGGCAAGCTCATCGACGTGCGCTCCCCCGAGGAGTACAGCGGAGAACGCACCACCGCCCCCGCCTATCCAGAAGAGGGCGCGCTGCGCGCCGGCCACATTCCGAGCGCGCACAACGTGCCGTGGGCCAAGGCTGCCGCAGAAGACGGAACGTTCAAGCCGCTGGCCGACCTGAACTCGATCTACCGCGAGGGCCTCGGCCTCGACGACAGCGACGACGTCATCGCCTACTGCCGCATTGGTGAGCGCTCGAGCCACACCTGGTTCGTGCTCACCCACCTGCTCGGCTTCGAGGGCGTGCGCAACTACGACGGCTCGTGGACCGAGTGGGGTTCCGCCGTGCGTGTGCCCATCGTGCAAGGCGAAGGCCGCGGCGAGCACGTCTCCAAGAAGTAA